In Bacillus sp. KH172YL63, one genomic interval encodes:
- a CDS encoding VOC family protein: protein MKITRMDHISINVHDLSSAKEFFIDLGLEVKAEWEMDGELLDRIVGLKEVKTSCVGMGLPDGQTWIELVKYITPADEEGIQHTLPNTLGIRHICFAVDDLDTMVAHLKRKGTGIFSEIQQYEDKYKLCYVRGPEGIMLELAEELR, encoded by the coding sequence ATGAAAATCACAAGAATGGATCATATCAGTATAAACGTGCATGATCTTTCAAGCGCGAAAGAATTTTTTATTGATTTAGGACTTGAGGTGAAAGCGGAATGGGAGATGGATGGAGAATTGCTGGACAGGATCGTTGGCTTAAAGGAGGTAAAAACGTCATGCGTAGGGATGGGCTTGCCGGACGGTCAGACATGGATCGAACTCGTTAAATATATCACACCCGCTGATGAAGAGGGCATTCAGCACACGCTTCCCAACACGCTCGGTATCCGGCATATCTGCTTCGCAGTAGACGATCTTGACACCATGGTTGCCCATTTGAAAAGAAAGGGGACCGGAATCTTTAGCGAAATCCAGCAATATGAAGACAAATATAAGTTATGCTACGTTCGTGGTCCAGAAGGAATCATGTTAGAACTGGCGGAGGAACTCAGATAA
- a CDS encoding staygreen family protein, with protein MSEFKPENLVVTHLPPASSFYPIDNRKYTLTHSDSTGELCLSIGCHFDPSHINPAMRDEVKAEWRRDLGQYTLAGTVYVSGGEYDQQLSNVRYMIFKKEIPLALSAIVNGDEGFYTYYPWLLDAPIFICFESVFPQFQQTIYFGTPRQYRL; from the coding sequence ATGAGTGAATTTAAGCCAGAGAACTTGGTAGTGACCCATTTACCTCCAGCATCCAGCTTCTACCCGATTGATAACAGGAAATACACCCTGACACACTCAGACTCCACAGGTGAATTATGTTTAAGCATCGGGTGTCATTTTGACCCCTCACACATCAATCCTGCCATGCGGGACGAAGTAAAAGCAGAGTGGAGAAGGGACCTCGGTCAGTATACACTTGCAGGAACCGTTTATGTGAGCGGGGGAGAATATGATCAGCAGCTTTCAAACGTAAGATACATGATCTTTAAGAAAGAGATCCCGCTTGCTTTATCAGCGATTGTAAACGGGGATGAAGGGTTTTATACGTACTATCCATGGCTGCTCGATGCACCGATCTTCATTTGCTTCGAATCAGTTTTCCCACAGTTTCAACAAACCATATATTTTGGAACGCCGAGGCAATATAGGTTATGA